The Herpetosiphonaceae bacterium genome includes a region encoding these proteins:
- a CDS encoding phosphotransferase produces MVDAAFSDTLIGSVLAEFGVATFDGARRLDSASPNASFWITAGDQHYLLRCCRRDPRLERLRCLSDVQQTLSRLGVPVPRSYAARSGELIVGRAGLLWQCDEFIAGESYDYANLRHTVEAARCLGAIHACAGQIRPASYCGYDQSIELWWKAPERLLDATWRIAAGCAERADLWRDAWSRFAAFAGLVREWLPWSVYTTLPTLWTHGDFHGLNMKYRGDRLVAIFDFEFADLRPRAYDVAFALLMLARQGRGGYVLRPDRIRCFMQRYQATTAPLAPAERQSIPAMMLISQLPDYGYLMTLARHKGAAEVDRAVQYWLSVLSAIEAQREMLPGCLDVG; encoded by the coding sequence ATGGTAGACGCGGCGTTTTCGGATACGCTCATCGGGAGCGTGCTGGCGGAGTTTGGTGTCGCCACGTTCGACGGCGCGCGGCGGCTCGACAGCGCTTCGCCCAATGCGTCGTTCTGGATCACGGCTGGCGATCAGCACTATTTGTTGCGGTGCTGTCGCCGCGACCCGCGCCTGGAGCGGCTTCGCTGCTTGAGCGATGTGCAGCAAACGCTATCTCGGCTGGGCGTGCCGGTGCCACGGAGCTACGCCGCGCGCTCCGGCGAGCTGATCGTCGGGCGGGCCGGGCTGCTGTGGCAGTGCGACGAGTTCATCGCGGGCGAGAGCTACGACTACGCCAATCTCCGGCATACCGTCGAGGCGGCAAGGTGCCTGGGAGCGATCCACGCCTGCGCCGGGCAGATCCGGCCAGCGAGCTACTGCGGCTACGACCAATCGATCGAGCTGTGGTGGAAAGCGCCGGAGCGGCTGCTGGATGCGACCTGGCGGATCGCTGCGGGCTGCGCGGAGCGCGCCGATCTGTGGCGCGACGCCTGGAGCCGCTTCGCCGCGTTTGCCGGTCTGGTCCGCGAGTGGCTGCCGTGGTCGGTCTACACCACGCTGCCGACGCTGTGGACTCACGGCGATTTTCACGGGCTGAACATGAAGTATCGCGGCGATCGGCTTGTGGCAATCTTTGATTTCGAGTTCGCCGATCTGCGGCCACGCGCCTACGATGTGGCCTTTGCGCTGCTGATGCTGGCGCGCCAGGGTCGCGGCGGGTATGTTTTGCGGCCCGACCGGATTCGCTGTTTCATGCAGCGCTACCAGGCGACGACAGCGCCGCTTGCTCCGGCTGAGCGCCAGTCGATCCCTGCGATGATGCTTATTTCGCAGTTGCCCGATTATGGCTACCTGATGACGCTGGCGCGGCATAAAGGCGCGGCTGAGGTCGATCGTGCGGTGCAGTACTGG